A window from Dysidea avara chromosome 2, odDysAvar1.4, whole genome shotgun sequence encodes these proteins:
- the LOC136247681 gene encoding 26S proteasome regulatory subunit 10B-like: MEARAQALKSYKDSLRCHSKVETQLKELRVQYKESVGLFDQSEEDLKSLQSGVGQIVGEVLRQLSEDKFIVKASNGPRYVVGCRKQINRSLLKQGTRVALDMTTLTIMRMLPREVDPLVHNMSTETPGDIKYSEIGGLAEQIRELREVIELPLINPELFQRVGITPPKGCLLYGPPGTGKTLLAKAVASQLDANFLKVVSSAIVDKYIGESARLIREMFTYAKDNEPCVVFMDEIDAIGGRRFSEGTSADREIQRTLMELLNQMDGFDSVGRVKFIMATNRPDTLDPALLRPGRLDRKIEIPLPNEQARYEILKIHSSSITKHGEIDYEQIVKLSDEFNGADLRNVCTEAGMFAIRADRDYVIEEDFLKAVRKIADNKKLETKLDYKPV, encoded by the exons ATGGAAGCTCGGGCACAAGCTCTGAAATCGTATAAGGACTCGCTGCGGTGCCACTCCAAGGTAGAAACCCAACTTAAGGAAC TCAGAGTTCAGTATAAGGAATCTGTTGGGCTATTCGACCAGAGCGAAGAAGATCTAAAGTCTCTTCAATCAGGTGTTGGACAA ATTGTCGGAGAAGTATTGAGACAACTGTCAGAAGACAAAT TTATTGTTAAAGCCAGTAATGGTCCCAGATACGTTGTTGGGTGCAGAAAGCAGATTAATCGTTCCTTATTGAAACAAGGAACAAGAGTAGCTCTGGACATGACCACATTAACAATTATGAG GATGTTACCCAGGGAAGTGGACCCGCTGGTACACAATATGTCCACAGAGACCCCAGGGGACATTAAATACAGCGAGATCGGTGGGTTAGCGGAGCAGATCAGAGAACTTAGGGAG GTTATTGAACTACCGCTTATTAACCCAGAACTCTTTCAGAGGGTGGGGATTACCCCTCCGAAGGGGTGCTTGTTATATGGTCCCCCTGGAACTGGCAAAACATTACTAGCCAAAGCAGTGGCCTCACAGTTGGATGCTAATTTTTTGAAGGTAGTAAGCTCTGCCATAGTggacaagtacattggggagtCAGCAAGATTAATACGAGAGATGTTCA CTTATGCTAAAGATAATGAGCCCTGTGTTGTTTTCATGGATGAGATTGATGCTATCG GTGGTCGTCGGTTCTCGGAGGGGACCAGTGCTGACAGAGAGATCCAGCGGACACTAATGGAG TTGTTGAACCAGATGGACGGGTTTGACAGTGTTGGTCGGGTGAAGTTCATTATGGCAACTAACAGACCAGACACATTGGACCCTGCTCTGTTGAGACCAGGAAGACTGGACCGGAAAATTG AAATACCCTTGCCTAATGAGCAGGCAAGGTATGAAATTTTAAAGATTCATTCTTCTAGTATAACCAAGCACGGCGAAATAG ATTATGAACAAATTGTAAAATTGTCTGATGAGTTTAATGGTGCAGACCTAAGAAATGTCTGCACAGAAGCAG GAATGTTTGCTATAAGAGCTGACAGAGACTATGTCATTGAGGAGGACTTCCTTAAGGCAGTCCGCAAAATAGCAGACAACAAGAAATTAGAGACAAAATTAGACTACAAACCAGTTTAA